In Drosophila yakuba strain Tai18E2 chromosome X, Prin_Dyak_Tai18E2_2.1, whole genome shotgun sequence, a single genomic region encodes these proteins:
- the LOC6524909 gene encoding gamma-aminobutyric acid receptor subunit beta-like — translation MTCFTRVGVSCSLFFFLLGAQLQLIRCIRKDVLAGRLENVTQTISNILQGYDIRLRPNFGGEPLHVGMDLTIASFDAISEVNMDYTITMYLNQYWRDERLAFNIFGQYFEDENDDGISDVLTLSGDFAEKIWVPDTFFANDKNSFLHDVTERNKLVRLGGDGAVTYGMRFTTTLACMMDLHYYPLDSQNCTVEIESYGYTVSDVVMYWKPTPVRGVEDAELPQFTIIGYETNDRKERLATGVYQRLSLSFKLQRNIGYFVFQTYLPSILIVMLSWVSFWINHEATSARVALGITTVLTMTTISTGVRSSLPRISYVKAIDIYLVMCFVFVFAALLEYAAVNYTYWGKRAKKKIKKVKECCPGKIGKSERSETCSTTEDIIELQDVRMSPIPSLRRGTYNATLDSIGTETMNLGKFPPSFRITRNYGTGHSQLRRRAQRGISTRPRMLHALKRGASAIKATIPKIKDVNIIDKYSRMIFPISFLAFNLGYWLFYILE, via the exons ATGACATGTTTTACGCGCGTCGGAGTATCCTGTAGTCTGTTCTTTTTCCTACTGGGCGCCCAGCTACAATTGATTCG ATGTATTCGAAAGGATGTACTAGCTGGCCGCCTTGAGAATGTCACCCAAACAATATCGAACATACTGCAAGGATACGATATTCGACTCAGGCCCAATTTCGGAGGAGAGCCCCTACATGTCGGCATGGATTTGACCATAGCCAGCTTTGATGCCATATCAGAAGTTAACATG GATTACACGATAACAATGTATTTAAATCAGTACTGGCGCGACGAGCGTTTGGCATTTAATATCTTTGGACAATATTTCGAAGACGAGAACGACGATGGCATAAGCGATGTGTTGACCTTATCCGGAGACTTTGCTGAAAAGATATGGGTACCGGATACGTTTTTCGCCAATGATAAAAACAG TTTTCTGCACGATGTCACCGAGAGGAATAAACTGGTGAGACTGGGCGGCGATGGAGCTGTTACATATGGCATGAGATTCACCACGACCCTCGCCTGCATGATGGATCTGCACTACTATCCATTGGACTCCCAGAATTGCACGGTGGAAATTGAGAGCT ATGGATACACGGTCAGCGATGTGGTGATGTACTGGAAGCCAACGCCAGTGCGCGGAGTGGAGGATGCGGAGCTGCCGCAGTTCACCATCATTGGGTACGAGACCAATGACCGTAAGGAGCGGCTGGCCACCGGAGTCTATCAGCGGCTCTCGCTTTCATTTAAACTGCAACGGAATATCGGATACTTTGTGTTCCAGACCTATCTGCCCAGCATTCTGATCGTAATGCTGTCGTGGGTCTCGTTCTGGATTAACCACGAGGCGACTAGTGCCCGGGTTGCATTGGGCATCACCACGGTGCTCACCATGACCACCATTAGCACGGGTGTTCGCAGCTCACTGCCGCGCATATCGTATGTGAAGGCCATCGACATTTATCTGGTCATGTGCTTCGTTTTCGTGTTCGCAGCCCTCCTGGAATACGCTGCCGTTAACTATACTTACTGGGGCAAAAGggctaaaaagaaaataaagaaggTCAAAGAATGTTGTCCAGGCAAGATCG GAAAGAGCGAAAGATCCGAGACGTGTTCAACGACAGAGGACATTATCGAGCTGCAGGACGTCCGAATGAGTCCTATACCTTCTTTGCGAAGAGGTACCTACAATGCCACCCTCGACTCCATCGGCACCGAGACCATGAATTTAGGAAAGTTCCCCCCAAGTTTTCGAATAACTCGTAATTATGGCACCGGACACAGCCAGCTTAGACGTCGCGCCCAGAGGG GAATCTCTACCCGCCCACGCATGTTGCATGCCCTTAAAAGAGGTGCCTCCGCTATTAAGGCCACCATACCGAAGATCAAAGATGTCAATATTATTGACAAATACTCCCGAATGATATTTCCGATCAGTTTTCTTGCGTTCAATCTTGGCTACTGGCTGTTTTATATTCTGGAATGA